DNA from Roseimicrobium sp. ORNL1:
GCGCAAAAGCTTGCCCCTCTTGACAGACCCGCCACATTGATCGGTTCCGCCCACCACCCATGCCCCGCATCCCCGAAGAAACTATCCAGCAAGTGCTGGAGGCCACGGACATCGTGGACCTCATCGGGCGGCATGTGAAGCTGCGGAAGGCGGGGGTGAACTTCGTGGGCCTGTGCCCCTTCCACTCGGAGAAGACTCCCTCCTTTAATGTGCGCCCGCAGCAGCGCACGTATCACTGCTTTGGCTGTGGCGCGGGGGGGAATGCCTTCCGCTTCCTCATGGAGCACTCGAGCATCACGTTTGTCGAGGCGGTGAAGCGGCTCGCGGAGCAGGCGGGCATCCGCATTGAGGAGGAAGTGTATGACGCCAATGCCGAGCGCGAGGCGAAGGTGCGCAAGGCTCTGCTCAAGGTGCACGAGGAGGCTGTGGAGTGGTTTCACCTGCTGCTCATGCGGCACAAGGTGGCCGAGGATGCCCGCGCCTACCTGAAGTCCCGCGCCATCAGCCCCCAAACCGCCAAGGACTGGCAGATGGGCTATGCACCGCCCTACGGCGACATGCTGCGGGAGTGGGCGCTGGAAAAGAAATTCACGGAGAACCTGCTCGTCACCGCCGGGCTACTTGCACGACCGGATGAAGACTCGGGACGGCGCGACACCTATCCCCGCTTCCGCCACCGGCTCATGTTCCCCATCCGGAATGAATTTGGCGAGTGCATCGCTTTCAGCGGACGCGTGCTCGACAAGGAGGCCAAGGCCGCGAAGTATCTCAATTCACCGGAAACACCCATCTTCAGCAAGAGCCGTGTCTTCTTCGGTTTTGACAAATCCAAGCGCGCCATCAACAAGGCGGACCGTGCGATCGTCACAGAAGGCCAGCTCGACATGATCACGGCGTTTGCGAATGGCGTGGAGAATGTCGTGGCGCCTCTCGGTACCGCCTTTACCGAGTTCCACGCGAAAAAGCTGAAGCAGATTTCGTCGGAAGTCGTGCTGTGCTTTGACTCCGACAATGCGGGGTACAAGGCCGCCGAACGCGCCTTTACCATTCTGGCACCGACGGGTCTTTCGGTGAAGGTCGCTCCCCTGCCCCAGGGTGAAGACCCGGACTCACTCATCCGCGGCCAGGGCGTGGCGGTATTCCAGGAATACATTGGCCGCGCGCGCGACTTCTTTGACCACATGCTGGACCACGCGTCGGCGAATCGGAATCTCAGCGAGGTGCGCGAGCGCAGCCGCTTCGCCGGAGAGCTGGCGTCCATGGTGTTGCTGGTGGACAACAACATCGTGCGCGACGCCGCTGTTCAAAATATCGCCCGCCGCCTGAACATGCCGGAGGACGAATTCCGCCGGCAGATTGCGCGGGCGCACAGGCCGAGCTCCACTCCCAGCAACAGCGCCGCGCCGGCCGCAACGCAACCCTCGCTGCCGCCGCAGGATAGAAATGCCATCATGCTTTTCCGCAATGCGCTTGCGGATGAAAAAATCCTGAACTGGCTGCGCAGCACGGGCCGGGAGGAGATTTTGCAGGATCTCTCCGGCTGCGAATTGCTCGCACTCGTATGGAAATCTTCCGCAAATCTTGCGGAACCTGCCACACTGGCTGCTTATCTTTCCCAAGTTTCACGGGAGGAAGAGGTCGCAGTAACCAAGCAACTCTCCCTGCCGATGCCCGAAGGAGGCATGGAAGCGGCGGAGTGCGCGCTGGAAAATCTGGAGGCAGCCCGCCTCAACAACCTGCTTCAAATCGTACAGACCCACGTCAAACAGCGTAGCTTGGCCCCTGAGGAGATGGCACTCCTACAGGAGCGTGAGTTGCTCCTGACAGAGATCATTCGGTTGCGCAATACGCTCCAGAATGTTCAGAGGCAGGTCAAACAACCCGAACTTCCCACTACCGAAATGGCCCGCCTACAGGAACGAGAACAGGCTCTTAGGAAAGAATACCTTGACCGTTACGAGCAATTGCAGAAGTTTTTAGGCCCGACAGCTCCATGAGTGTCCCTGCAGCCCCCCAGGATCATCCCGCGAGCCCGAGCGCACAGGTTGTGTCCCACGAACCACCCAAACGACGCCGTGGCCGCCCCCGCAAGCATCCGCTCCCGGATGCTGCGCCGGCTCATGCCCATCTCAATGGAGCCGTGAACGG
Protein-coding regions in this window:
- the dnaG gene encoding DNA primase, with protein sequence MPRIPEETIQQVLEATDIVDLIGRHVKLRKAGVNFVGLCPFHSEKTPSFNVRPQQRTYHCFGCGAGGNAFRFLMEHSSITFVEAVKRLAEQAGIRIEEEVYDANAEREAKVRKALLKVHEEAVEWFHLLLMRHKVAEDARAYLKSRAISPQTAKDWQMGYAPPYGDMLREWALEKKFTENLLVTAGLLARPDEDSGRRDTYPRFRHRLMFPIRNEFGECIAFSGRVLDKEAKAAKYLNSPETPIFSKSRVFFGFDKSKRAINKADRAIVTEGQLDMITAFANGVENVVAPLGTAFTEFHAKKLKQISSEVVLCFDSDNAGYKAAERAFTILAPTGLSVKVAPLPQGEDPDSLIRGQGVAVFQEYIGRARDFFDHMLDHASANRNLSEVRERSRFAGELASMVLLVDNNIVRDAAVQNIARRLNMPEDEFRRQIARAHRPSSTPSNSAAPAATQPSLPPQDRNAIMLFRNALADEKILNWLRSTGREEILQDLSGCELLALVWKSSANLAEPATLAAYLSQVSREEEVAVTKQLSLPMPEGGMEAAECALENLEAARLNNLLQIVQTHVKQRSLAPEEMALLQERELLLTEIIRLRNTLQNVQRQVKQPELPTTEMARLQEREQALRKEYLDRYEQLQKFLGPTAP